In Vigna unguiculata cultivar IT97K-499-35 chromosome 3, ASM411807v1, whole genome shotgun sequence, a single genomic region encodes these proteins:
- the LOC114178703 gene encoding LOW QUALITY PROTEIN: dynamin-related protein 4C-like (The sequence of the model RefSeq protein was modified relative to this genomic sequence to represent the inferred CDS: inserted 1 base in 1 codon) → MAGGRKAITKAAAAFSQRGNNESVALVNEEQPQALAIVAPIVSSYNEKIRPVLDAMENLRRLNIAKEGIQLPSIVVVGDQSSGKSSVLESLAGISLPRGQGICTRVPLIMRLQNHPLPTPELQLEYHGKIIMTDEENVSQAINGATEELAGHGKGISNNPLTLVVKKNGVPDLTMVDLPGITRVPVHGQPENIYDQIKDIIMEYIKPEESIILNVLSASVDFTTCESIRMSQSVDKTGLRTLAVVTKADKSPEGLLEKVTADDVNIGLGYVCVRNRIGDESYEDARIEEQRLFDSHKLLSKIDKSIVGIPVLAQKLVQVQAMSIXKTLPEIVKKINEKLANNLSESENLPSNLTSVADAMTAFMHIIGLTKESLRKILLRGEFDEYPDEKNMHCTARLVDMLDSFSHDLYGCPESDVTKEFLMDEIKVLEEAKWIGLPNFMPRVAFLTILQNKVRGVRHMPIGFAENVWNYLEDVLFTVITRHCDNYYQLLVSTKRAAQVLISKKKQNSCKHVVEAIEMEMYTDYTCNSEFSQEYNRLISHQAGFVNGVLSVQQPSHVNLEGVGGIDVGHLRQYPAAVLSQAFDLKVRMISYWKIVQKRLIDTIALHLMLSIHNLVNTDLEREIVHDLLSPSGGGIERLLEESPSIAGKREKLKRSVRVLRESKDTVGNIIDRIGSYTDF, encoded by the exons ATGGCTGGAGGAAGAAAGGCAATCACTAAGGCTGCTGCTGCTTTTTCTCAACGTGGTAACAACGAATCTGTTGCTTTAGTCAATGAAGAACAACCACAGGCTCTTGCCATTGTTGCACCAATTGTGTCCTCTTACAATGAGAAGATACGTCCAGTTCTGGATGCTATGGAAAATCTAAGGCGTCTTAACATTGCAAAAGAGGGAATTCAGCTTCCTTCCATTGTAGTAGTTGGAGATCAGTCATCTGGGAAGTCCAGTGTTCTTGAATCCTTGGCTGGTATTAGCTTGCCACGTGGCCAAGGGATATGCACTAGGGTACCCTTAATTATGAGGCTCCAAAACCACCCTCTCCCTACTCCTGAGCTTCAACTGGAGTACCATGGCAAAATCATCATGACTGATGAGGAAAACGTCTCTCAGGCCATCAATGGTGCAACAGAAGAGCTTGCTGGCCATGGCAAAGGGATTTCAAATAACCCCTTGACTTTGGTGGTGAAGAAGAATGGTGTTCCGGACCTCACAATGGTTGATCTTCCTGGTATAACCCGGGTTCCTGTTCATGGGCAACCCGAGAATATTTATGATCAGATTAAGGACATTATCATGGAGTATATTAAGCCAGAAGAAAGTATCATCTTGAATGTTCTTTCTGCCAGTGTTGATTTCACCACCTGTGAGTCCATTAGGATGTCTCAGAGTGTTGACAAAACTGGGCTGAGAACGTTGGCTGTGGTTACAAAGGCTGATAAGTCTCCAGAGGGATTGCTAGAAAAAGTGACTGCTGATGATGTTAACATTGGTTTGGGTTATGTTTGTGTCAGAAACAGGATTGGTGACGAGTCTTATGAGGATGCTCGAATTGAGGAACAGAGGCTTTTTGATTCCCACAAATTGCTTTCTAAAATAGACAAGTCTATTGTTGGTATTCCAGTTTTGGCTCAGAAACTGGTTCAAGTTCAGGCCATGAGCA TCAAAACTCTGCCTGAGATCGTGAAAAAGATCAATGAGAAACTGGCAAATAATTTGTCCGAGTCAGAAAATTTGCCGTCAAACTTGACTTCGGTGGCTGATGCCATGACTGCATTTATGCATATTATTGGACTGACGAAGGAATCCCTCAGAAAAATTCTTCTTAGAGGAGAATTTGATGAGTACCCTGATGAAAAGAACATGCATTGCACTGCTAGGTTGGTGGATATGTTAGATTCCTTCTCACATGATCTTTATGGTTGTCCTGAAAGTGATGTTACCAAAGAGTTTCTTATGGATGAGATAAAGGTGTTGGAAGAAGCAAAATGGATCGGACTACCGAATTTCATGCCTCGCGTTGCTTTCCTCACTATTTTGCAGAATAAAGTCCGTGGTGTTAGACATATGCCTATAGGCTTTGCTGAGAATGTTTGGAACTATCTTGAGGATGTGTTGTTTACCGTTATCACTCGTCATTGTGACAACTACTATCAGCTGTTGGTGTCTACAAAGCGTGCAGCCCAAGTTCTGATATCCAAGAAGAAGCAGAATTCCTGTAAGCATGTTGTAGAAGCAATTGAAATGGAGATGTACACGGATTACACGTGTAATTCTGAGTTTTCCCAAGAATACAATAGACTAATATCTCACCAAGCAGGATTTGTGAATGGAGTTTTGAGTGTGCAACAGCCATCGCATGTGAATCTAGAAGGTGTTGGAGGAATTGATGTGGGTCACCTCAGACAATACCCTGCTGCTGTTCTTAGTCAAGCATTTGACCTTAAAGTGAGGATGATTTCGTACTGGAAAATCGTTCAGAAAAGGCTGATTGATACCATAGCATTGCATCTGATGTTAAGTATTCATAATCTTGTTAACACTGATTTGGAGAGAGAAATTGTGCATGATCTGTTATCACCGAGTGGTGGTGGGATCGAAAGGCTGTTGGAGGAGTCGCCTTCCATCGCTGGGAAGCGCGAAAAGCTCAAAAGGAGCGTTAGAGTGCTGCGAGAGAGCAAGGATACAGTGGGAAATATAATAGACCGCATCGGAAGCTACACtgatttttaa
- the LOC114179714 gene encoding dynamin-related protein 4C-like gives MAGARNNESLALVYEEQPQALAILAPIVSSYNERIRPVLDAMENLRRLNIAKEGIQLPSIVVVGDQSSGKSSVLESLAGISLPRGQGICTRVPLIMRLQNHPLPRPELLLEYHGKIIMTDEENVSHAINGATEELAGHGKGISNNPLTLVVKKNGVPDLTMVDLPGITRVPVHGQPENIYDQIKDIIMEYIKPEESIILNVLSASVDFTTCESIRMSQSVDKTGLRILAVVTKADKSPEGLLEKVTADDVNIGLGYVCVRNRIGDESYEDARIEEERLFDSHRLLSKIDKSIVGIPVLAQKLVQVQAMSISKTLPEIVKKINEKLANNLSELENLPANLSSVADAMAAFMNIIGRTRESLRKILLRGEFDEYGDENNMHCTARLVEMLDSYSRDLYGCPESDATMNFLVDEIKVLEEAKWIGLPNFMPRIAFLTILQKKVRGIKSMPIGFVENVWDYLADVLTTVVTRHSESYYQLLMSTKRAVEVIISKKKQHSRNHVKEAIEMEMYTDYTCNSDFSEEYNRLISQRAGFVNEVLSEQQPSHVNLEGVGSIDVSHLRQYSSAVLDQAFDLKVRMISYWKLVQKRLIDTIALHLMLSIHNLVNTDLDKEIVHDLLSPSGGGIERLLEESPSIAGKREKLNRSVRVLRESKDTVGNIIDSIGSYGGDF, from the coding sequence ATGGCTGGAGCAAGAAACAATGAATCTCTTGCTTTAGTCTATGAAGAACAACCACAGGCTCTTGCCATTCTTGCACCCATTGTGTCCTCTTACAATGAGAGGATACGTCCAGTTCTGGATGCTATGGAAAATCTAAGGCGTCTCAACATTGCAAAGGAGGGAATTCAGCTTCCTTCCATTGTTGTTGTTGGAGATCAATCATCTGGGAAGTCCAGTGTTCTTGAATCCTTGGCTGGTATTAGCTTGCCACGTGGCCAAGGGATATGCACCCGGGTACCATTGATCATGAGGCTCCAAAACCACCCTCTCCCACGTCCTGAGCTTCTGCTGGAGTACCATGGCAAAATCATCATGACTGATGAGGAAAACGTCTCTCATGCCATCAATGGTGCAACAGAAGAGCTTGCTGGCCATGGCAAAGGGATTTCAAATAACCCCTTGACTTTGGTGGTGAAGAAGAATGGTGTTCCGGACCTCACAATGGTTGATCTTCCTGGTATAACCCGGGTTCCTGTTCATGGGCAACCCGAGAATATTTATGACCAGATTAAGGACATTATCATGGAGTATATTAAGCCAGAAGAAAGTATCATCTTGAATGTTCTTTCTGCCAGTGTTGATTTCACCACCTGTGAGTCCATTAGGATGTCTCAGAGTGTTGACAAAACTGGGCTGAGAATATTGGCTGTGGTTACAAAGGCTGATAAGTCTCCAGAGGGATTGCTAGAAAAAGTGACTGCTGATGATGTTAACATTGGTTTGGGTTATGTTTGTGTCCGAAACAGGATCGGTGACGAGTCTTATGAAGATGCTCGAATTGAGGAAGAGAGGCTTTTTGATTCCCACAGATTGCTGTCTAAAATAGACAAGTCTATTGTTGGAATTCCAGTTTTGGCTCAGAAACTGGTTCAAGTTCAGGCCATGAGCATTTCCAAAACTCTGCCTGAGATAGTGAAAAAGATCAATGAGAAACTGGCAAATAATTTGTCCGAGTTAGAAAATTTGCCAGCAAACTTGTCTTCTGTTGCTGATGCCATGGCTGCCTTTATGAATATTATTGGACGGACGAGGGAATCCCTCAGAAAAATTCTTCTTAGAGGAGAATTTGATGAGTACGGTGATGAAAACAACATGCATTGCACTGCTAGGTTGGTGGAGATGTTAGATTCTTACTCACGTGATCTTTATGGTTGTCCTGAAAGTGATGCTACCATGAACTTTCTCGTGGACGAGATTAAGGTGTTGGAAGAAGCAAAGTGGATTGGACTTCCGAATTTTATGCCTCGCATTGCATTCCTCACTATTCTGCAGAAGAAAGTCCGTGGTATTAAAAGCATGCCTATAGGCTTTGTTGAAAATGTGTGGGACTATCTTGCGGATGTATTGACTACCGTTGTCACTCGCCATAGTGAGAGCTACTATCAGCTTTTGATGTCTACAAAACGTGCAGTCGAAGTTATAATCTCCAAGAAGAAGCAACATTCAAGGAATCATGTTAAAGAAGCAATTGAAATGGAAATGTACACGGATTACACGTGTAATTCTGACTTTTCAGAAGAATACAATAGGCTAATATCTCAGCGAGCAGGTTTTGTGAATGAAGTTTTGAGTGAGCAACAGCCATCACATGTGAATCTGGAAGGTGTGGGAAGTATTGATGTTTCTCATTTAAGACAATACTCATCTGCTGTTCTTGATCAAGCATTTGACCTTAAAGTGAGGATGATTTCATACTGGAAATTAGTTCAGAAGAGGCTTATTGATACCATAGCGTTGCATCTGATGTTAAGTATTCATAATCTTGTTAACACTGATTTGGACAAAGAAATTGTGCATGATCTGTTATCACCAAGTGGTGGTGGGATTGAAAGGTTATTGGAGGAGTCGCCTTCCATCGCTGGGAAGCGTGAAAAGCTGAATAGGAGTGTTAGAGTGCTCAGAGAGAGCAAGGATACAGTTGGAAATATAATAGACAGTATTGGAAGCTACGGTGGTGACTTTTAA